In the genome of Cryptococcus deuterogattii R265 chromosome 6, complete sequence, one region contains:
- a CDS encoding exportin-T, giving the protein MSVGRGARAVVSSSSISLRNSSILPSNPKALGMAATSPHLTSIPQAVRVAASIDPSIDPGLKQQAIDYLTKVKQLSEETWQDCLQLYLQGAGAPGPSSTGRDGKEKLETDMRMFCLQVVDTVLIQKPEVMGADAVQGMYKAIVEFVQVEYIGGSCEGGQGFLRNKLAFTISQLFLRAFPSHIPTFLHPFFALLSPPTSSPPNLHPQLLTIRLLLEIAQEIHDTTLKTARIMTKERQDRDGVVRDVIRSSGDDKTAVEGMLGIIEKGLEQINRGNDSDKWAEAVDATLKTLSAWIPWIDLGVALNPTTLPFYHRLLQQPILSFRTATAGIYRTLVAKGIQDPSSRLQVLRVLAPVAVIDPLETETRERKSEQVATFRTSLGVVLSAYGVALIGISDNTEVAEQLRNEAEEMMNPALPLLLRFLSDRQYEVPLSVSPFVSDLLRISCRSFIESIAQIDKSLHTEVVARIVIATLDAYASGGAAAVPWQQAELAMHLVYTFGEVSKNSTRAAFYELPPEMATKAARNKLRTVQGSGRTTPSSVSDNVDLGPNANNDRLEYEQFPLSPLGELLTRCMTSGISSYPHPSVTLQYFEIIVRYIEFWKAKPETLPGLFEALLDGKGIHNSDEGVRRRCFYLFSKLCKDCRNSTVEGMVSPILDSMRDMMVINAELPPIDTPDEDPLIKATTGKSYVADQLYLFEASGNLVYLTKADPAKQMALLEAVAGPLLSGLGSGVERVRVDENDLQAVLQVHHHLMALGHFAKGFPIVPDKLVELLPYTVPFKQMAEALLQAIEILKRRRIVRDAARFAFSQFANAIGTPVAELVPRFVSAVVTEFEPSELVDFLLFLQLLMHRLQGSTFETMDMLLLPLLSRIFAVLQQPVTGTDEAQVHARLKDAYLAFFTSLMNENLDGIFITDRNKPEFENVLTTLFNLTQDYSDGASQRLAFGFFSRSVIAWGTSPEAAARPSVFAESAMATQSKMISGGTAQPNAHAITQEQRAKQCLPGYENFIYQRLLPASFEVPANSQFNIRGGQLIVHEAAVLVRNTVQARGQEAVDFMLSDLLPRLNCPSDIANQLMASLTTQPAKDFKKTFFDFIKAMRG; this is encoded by the exons ATGTCTGTTGGGCGCGGCGCACGAGCAGTcgtttcttcatcctccatctctctccgcaactcctccatcctcccatCCAACCCAAAAGCCCTAGGCATGGCAGCTACCTCACCGCACCTCACAAGCATCCCTCAGGCAGTCAGAGTAGCAGCAAGCATAGACCCATCCATAGACCCCGGCCTTAAACAGCAAGCTATCGATTATCTCACAAAAGTCAAGCAACTGTCAGAAGAAACATGGCAG GACTGTTTGCAGCTCTACCTTCAAGGAGCAGGCGCTCCCGGGCCATCGAGCACAGGCAGAGACGGCAAAGAAAAGCTTGAAACAGATATGAGAATGTTTTGTTTGCAAGTAGTCGATACCGTCTTGATTCAAAA ACCAGAAGTGATGGGTGCAGATGCCGTACAGGGTATGTACAAGGCCATCGTCGAGTTTGTCCAGGTCGAGTACATTGGAGGATCTTGTGAAGGCGGACAGGGCT TCCTTCGGAATAAGCTGGCATTCACCATttcccaactcttcctACGTGCATTCCCTTCACATATCCCCacttttctccatcccttcttcgctcttctttctccaccgacctcttctcctcctaATCTCCACCCCCAACTCCTCACCATACGTTTACTCCTCGAAATAGCCCAAGAAATCCACGATACGACACTTAAGACTGCGCGCATTATGACCaaagaaagacaagatCGGGATGGAGTGGTGAGAGATGTGATCAGGTCTAGCGGGGATGACAAAACAGCCGTCGAAGGAATGTTGGGAATCATTGAAAAGGGGCTGGAGCAGATAAACAGGGGAAACGATTCAGATAAATGGGCAGAGGCGGTGGATGCGACTCTGAAAACATTATCAGCTTGGATCC CTTGGATCGATCTCGGCGTCGCTCTAAATCCCACCACGCTTCCTTTTTATCACCGACTCCTCCAGCAgcccattctttccttccgtACGGCCACAGCAGGTATCTACCGTACCCTCGTTGCCAAGGGCATCCAAGATCCTTCCTCCAGGCTTCAAGTCCTTCGTGTGCTAGCGCCCGTGGCTGTGATTGATCCGCTAGAGACCGAGAcaagggagagaaaaagcgaACAAGTTGCGACATTCAGAACTTCTCTCGGTGTGGTCCTTTCCGCATACGGCGTGGCGTTAATTGGGATTTCTGATAACACTGAAGTTGCTGAACAGTTGAGGaatgaagcagaggaaatGATGAACCCGGCCTTACCGTTGTTATTGAGGTTCTTGAGCGATAGGCAATACGAAGTGCCCTTGTCCGTCTCGCCTTTTGTTTCAGATCTACTCAGAATC TCCTGCCGATCATTCATCGAGTCTATCGCTCAAATCGACAAGTCTCTTCACACGGAAGTTGTCGCAAGAATCGTGATTGCTACTCTGGATGCATATGCGTCAGGTGGAGCTGCGGCTGTACCTTGGCAGCAAGCTGAACTCGCAATGCATTTGGTGTACACTTTTGGTGAAGTGTCCAAAA ACTCCACCCGAGCAGCATTCTACGAGCTTCCCCCGGAAATGGCGACCAAAGCCGCTCGAAACAAACTCCGCACCGTTCAGGGGAGTGGGCGTACTaccccttcttccgtaTCCGACAATGTCGATTTAGGTCCCAACGCCAACAACGACCGGTTGGAATATGAACAATTCCCCCTTTCACCTTTAGGCGAGCTTTTAACCCGGTGTATGACGTCGGGTATCTCGAGTTATCCTCATCCGAGTGTGACGTTGCAGTACTTTGAGATCATTGTTCGATACATTGAGTTTTGGAAAGCCAAACCAGAAACTTTGCCCGGATTGTTTGAAGCACTCTTGGACGGAAA GGGGATACATAACTCGGATGAGGGCGTCAGGAGGCGATGTTTCTACTTGTTCTCAAAGCTGTGCAAAGATTGTAGGAACAGTACTGTAGAAGGCATGGTTTCTCCCATTCTGGACAGCATGCGG GACATGATGGTGATCAACGCCGAACTACCGCCCATCGACACCCCTGATGAAGATCCTCTTATCAAGGCGACAACCGGCAAATCCTACGTTGCCGATCAATTATACCTCTTTGAAGCATCGGGCAATCTTGTATACTTGACTAAGGCAGATCCTGCCAAACAGATGGCGTTGCTTGAAGCAGTGGCTGGACCGCTTCTCAGCGGTCTAGGTTCAGGCGTAGAAAGAGTGAGGgttgatgaaaatgatTTGCAGGCGGTGTTGCAAgtgcatcatcatctgatgGCCTTGGGACATTTTGCAAAAGGTTTCCCTATAGTACCAGATAAGTTGGTAGAGCTGCTTCCCTATACTGTGCCGTTTAAACAGATGGCAGAGGCGCTTTTGCAGGCCATAGAAATCTTGAAGAGACGACGAATAGTTCGAGATGCG GCCCGATTTGCATTCTCTCAATTCGCCAACGCTATCGGCACGCCAGTTGCCGAGCTGGTTCCACGTTTTGTGTCTGCAGTCGTGACAGAGTTTGAACCTTCGGAATTGGTCGACTTCCTACTCTTTTTGCAGCTGCTCATGCACCGGCTTCAA GGAAGTACATTTGAAACCATGGACatgctcctccttcccttaCTATCTCGAATCTTCGCTGTGCTTCAGCAACCCGTCACTGGCACCGATGAAGCCCAGGTGCACGCTCGTTTGAAGGACGCCTATCTGGCATTTTTCACGTCTCTTATGAACGAAAACCTTGAtggcatcttcatcaccgACCGCAACAAACCTGAATTCGAAAACGTATTGACAACTCTCTTCAACTTGACTCAGGATTACTCTGACGGCGCATCCCAACGACTTGCGTTTGGATTTTTCTCGAGGAGCGTCATCGCTTGGGGTACCAGTCCTGAAGCCGCAGCAAGACCGTCAGTTTTTGCGGAAAGCGCAATGGCGACGCAAAGTAAGATGATATCTGGTGGCACAGCACAGCCGAATGCCCATGCTATTACTCAAGAGCAAAGGGCCAAACAATGCCTTCCTGGATACGAAAACTTTATCTATCAACGATTGTTGCCAGCGAGTTTTGAGGTTCCAGCCAATAGTCAATTTAACATCCGTGGAGGGCAGTTG ATTGTACACGAGGCTGCTGTGCTGGTCAGGAATACTGTTCAAGCTCGTGGTCAAGAGGCGGTCGATTTTATGCTCAGTGATCTCTTACCGAGACTCAATTGTCCCTCAGATATTGCAAATCAGTTGATGGCCAGTTTGACTACTCAACCAGCAAAGGACTTCAAAAAGACGTTCTTTGACTTTATCAAGGCCATGAGGGGGTGA
- a CDS encoding NADH-quinone oxidoreductase subunit B 2: MSPFLPGLRAAVKPAAFRPALAIARPLSNTAIALRPHTPTSAINSYSHSPSSITPDTTLAQQGSNQLSLETPRNGAEYVLSTLDKIVNWGRQGSMWPMTFGLACCAVEMMHMAAARYDQDRLGVVFRASPRQSDIMIVAGTLTNKMAPALRKVYDQMPEPRWVISMGSCANGGGYYHYSYAVVRGCDRIVPVDIYVPGCPPTAEALLYGMLQLMRKMRRNRQSVRWYRR, from the exons ATGtcgcccttcctcccagGCCTCAGAGCAG CCGTCAAGCCCGCCGCCTTCAGACCAGCACTCGCAATCG CCCGTCCTCTTTCAAACACCGCTATCGCCCTCAGGCCCCACACTCCCACGTCCGCCATCAACTCGTACTCtcactctccctcctccattACTCCAGACACCACCCTTGCCCAACAAGGAAGCAACCAGTTGAGCCTCGAGACACCTAGAAACGGAGCCGAATATGTTCTTTCAACGCTTGACAAGATTGTCAACTGGGGTCGTCAAGGCTCCATGTGGCCCATGACCTTTGGTCTCGCCTGCTGCGCCGTCGAAATGAT GCACATGGCTGCCGCACGATACGATCAAGATCGACTGGGTGTCGTCTTCCGAGCTTCTCCCCGACAGAGTGATATTATGATTGTTGCTGGTACTTTAACAAACAAGATGGCTCCCGCATTGAGAAAAG TGTACGACCAAATGCCCGAGCCCCGATGGGTCATTTCTATGGGTTCATGTGCCAATGGCGGTGGATACTACCACTACTCTTACGCAGTCGTGCGAGGCTGTGACCGAATCGTCCCTGTCGATATCTATGTCCCTGGATG CCCTCCCACCGCCGAGGCTCTTCTCTACGGAATGCTCCAATTAATGCGAAAGATGAGGCGTAACAGGCAGAGTGTTCGATGGTACCGCAGGTAG
- a CDS encoding preprotein translocase subunit YidC gives MLARSAIHRALRTAARRPLPVAPAPACSHAASPPRHGDTASSPYSPRPSPAAADLLPQPPADAATPTLEDLILHSGKSVQEVLNSEEAVHAAMKLSDLKLIGYDHGILSITGWFTDGLVALHTELGLPWWAAIAGTTVLIRLCLTRLVVNTQKHSVRLAAVNPQIQELMTEAKTASANKDTHMQTLISQRLRDLMKEHNVNPLRPLMLPLIQMPIFLTFFSIVRGLANLPLPQLKEGGLGWVTDLTAADPYYILPATSLLFTNLVFKFGADGVPTAAKAGSPMTTAHIRNFIQLTTFLSFPLIMYFPSALLFYWTFSTGFTLLQSIILRQPIVKRYLGLPITKAQALEPGAEPFKSPSYMDTFNAAKEYFQKSVKQASEESAKRVHAEQNAKRTASIKRKQQGEFVERIQEPGVEVNKEAAAAQTVKKPEGGREAEKQRRIEEARRRRARS, from the exons ATGCTCGCCCGCTCCGCCATACACCGTGCACTCCGCACCGCCGCACGCCGCCCCCTCCCCGTCGCCCCCGCTCCCGCCTGCTCGCACGCAGCTTCTCCGCCACGCCATGGAGACACAGCCAGCAGCCCATACAGCCCCCGCCCCTCCCCGGCCGCCGCTGACCTCCTCCCGCAACCGCCCGCAGACGCCGCCACGCCCACCCTCGAagatctcatcctccactccGGAAAGAGCGTCCAGGAAGTGCTCAACTCTGAAGAAGCGGTCCATGCCGCCATGAAACTCTCAGACCTCAAACTCATCGGGTACGACCACGGCATCCTCAGTATCACCGGCTGGTTCACAGACGGTCTCGTCGCGCTCCACACCGAGCTCGGTCTTCCCTG GTGGGCAGCCATCGCAGGTACCACCGTCCTCATCCGACTGTGCCTCACCCGACTCGTCGTCAACACCCAGAAGCACAGCGTCCGACTGGCTGCGGTCAACCCTCAGATCCAGGAACTGATGACAGAAGCCAAGACTGCCAGCGCCAACAAGGATACCCACATGCAAACCCTCATCAGCCAGCGTCTGCGTGACCTCATGAAGGAGCACAATGTCAACCCGCTCAGGCCCTTGATGCTTCCTCTCATCCAGATGCCCATtttcttgacctttttcaGCATTGTCCGAGGTTTGGCCAACCTGCCATTGCCCCAGTTGAAGGAAGGCGGTTTGGGTTGGGTTACCGACTTGACCGCTGCCGATCCTTACTACATCCTTCCAGCCActtctttgctcttcaCCAACTTGGTCTTCAAG TTTGGTGCGGACGGTGTGCCCACTGCGGCCAAGGCTGGTAGCCCCATGACCACTGCCCACATCCGCAACTTTATCCAACtcaccaccttcctctcattCCCCCTCATCATGTACTTCCCCTCCgccctcctcttctactGGACATTCTCCACCGGCTTCACACTTTTacaatccatcatccttcgtCAGCCTATCGTCAAGCGATATCTCGGTTTACCCATCACCAAAGCGCAGGCGCTTGAACCGGGAGCAGAGCCCTTCAAGAGTCCTTCCTACATGGACACGTTTAACGCTGCAAAAGAGTACTTTCAAAAATCCGTCAAGCAGGCTTCTGAAGAATCTGCGAAAAGGGTACATGCTGAGCAAAATGCCAAGCGCACGGCGAGCAtaaagaggaagcagcAAGGAGAGTTTGTCGAGAGGATTCAGGAACCTGGCGTCGAGGTCAACAaggaggcggcggcggcacAGACTGTGAAGAAGCCCGAGGGCGGGCGGGAAGCTGAAAAGCAGAGGAGAATAGAAGAGGctagaagaaggagagctAGGTCGTGA